The following are encoded together in the Arcticibacterium luteifluviistationis genome:
- a CDS encoding capsule assembly Wzi family protein gives MAQSGFVTYDDDYYHKIERLEIKSGFLGNTFHDDVKPFERKDIIQFLDSLKFSDTSLSVVDLANLDYLKADSWAYASDTAVGKNRKPLWKHFFGHKADFYSIKNEDFNIHVNPIFQFGGGSNSGDIEKEGQFINTRGISVHGTINKKLGFYTFFTENQASTPYYIKDYQRQTGGFPYSGFTKIIKDDSVKLGRDYMQAMGYFVFKPSKNIKLRFGHSTNFIGSGIRSMILSDFSAPYLNLMINVKMGRLEYQSLLASMNNTQVDVGVANLEPIPSKYMAFHHLNVNVTKKLNIGLFETVMFGDRAFDLNYLNPIIFYRFVEGLIGSKDNAIVGADFKLILAKSVSLYGQFVLDEFNSAESKKEGWYGEKHAGQLGLKYIDFLGLKQFDLQAEFNYARPYTYSHYSTYSNTVNYNVPFAHPLGANFKEFLLLARYQPTPKLFIKATWMKAMKGLDIGDENWGGNILRSYREDRPDDYGNFIGQGVEQNLSLLRFEAAYMLGHNFFLDVAYQNRTESYKVLDDKNTSLFDFGIRWNLGNRKPLL, from the coding sequence ATGGCACAGAGTGGATTCGTAACTTACGACGACGACTATTATCACAAAATTGAGCGATTAGAAATTAAGTCGGGTTTCCTCGGGAATACCTTTCATGATGATGTAAAACCTTTTGAAAGAAAGGACATTATTCAGTTTCTGGATTCACTAAAATTTTCAGACACTAGCTTATCGGTTGTAGACCTAGCAAACTTGGACTACCTGAAAGCAGATAGTTGGGCTTATGCTTCCGATACTGCGGTCGGTAAGAACAGAAAACCACTTTGGAAACATTTCTTTGGGCATAAAGCAGACTTTTATAGCATTAAAAACGAAGACTTTAATATTCATGTTAATCCTATTTTTCAATTTGGTGGAGGCAGTAACTCAGGGGATATTGAAAAGGAGGGGCAGTTTATAAACACTAGAGGAATTAGTGTTCATGGTACTATCAATAAGAAACTAGGGTTTTATACTTTTTTTACAGAAAACCAGGCTTCTACGCCTTATTACATTAAGGATTATCAAAGGCAAACTGGAGGGTTTCCTTACTCTGGTTTTACTAAAATAATAAAAGATGATTCTGTAAAGCTTGGCAGGGATTATATGCAGGCCATGGGTTATTTTGTGTTTAAGCCTTCAAAAAATATTAAACTAAGATTTGGGCATTCTACCAATTTTATAGGATCTGGAATTAGGTCCATGATTTTGAGTGACTTTAGTGCTCCCTACCTTAATCTAATGATTAATGTAAAAATGGGTAGGTTGGAGTATCAGAGCCTGCTTGCTAGCATGAATAATACGCAGGTAGATGTAGGCGTAGCTAATCTAGAGCCTATTCCGTCAAAGTATATGGCCTTTCATCACCTCAATGTGAATGTTACTAAGAAATTAAATATTGGACTTTTTGAGACGGTGATGTTTGGAGATAGGGCATTTGATCTTAATTATCTAAATCCTATTATATTTTACAGATTTGTGGAGGGCTTGATAGGAAGTAAAGATAATGCCATAGTAGGAGCAGACTTTAAATTGATTTTGGCTAAGTCGGTTTCTCTTTATGGACAGTTTGTTTTAGACGAGTTTAATTCTGCCGAAAGTAAGAAGGAAGGATGGTATGGTGAGAAACATGCAGGACAGCTCGGTTTGAAGTATATTGACTTCTTGGGTTTGAAGCAGTTTGATTTGCAGGCTGAGTTTAATTATGCCAGACCTTACACGTACAGTCATTATAGTACATATAGTAATACCGTTAATTATAATGTACCTTTTGCTCACCCTTTAGGGGCTAATTTTAAGGAGTTTCTATTATTAGCTCGTTATCAGCCTACACCAAAACTTTTCATTAAAGCTACATGGATGAAGGCAATGAAAGGTCTGGATATTGGAGACGAGAACTGGGGTGGGAATATTTTAAGAAGTTACCGAGAAGATAGGCCAGATGATTATGGAAACTTTATAGGTCAAGGGGTAGAGCAAAACCTCTCTTTACTTAGGTTTGAGGCGGCGTATATGCTAGGACATAATTTCTTTTTGGATGTAGCTTATCAAAATAGAACTGAGTCATATAAGGTATTAGATGATAAGAATACTTCGCTTTTTGATTTTGGGATCAGATGGAATTTAGGCAATAGAAAGCCACTCCTTTAA